Within Microbacterium oryzae, the genomic segment TGGCGGTGAAATCGAGCGGCACCCCCTCAGTCTCGCCGATGCTCCCTGAGAGCGCGAAACGCGACGCGTCCGCTCACGCGTCGACCGAGCGGGCGCTGTCGATGATGCGGCGCAGGCAGAAGCCGACCGTCACGGCGTCCGCGTCCGCCGCTCCGCTCTCGCGCACCTCGGCGAGGTACTGATCCAGTGCCTCCTGGGCGGCGTTCGCCAGGTCCTCCGTCTGCTCGTCGCCGACGGGCGCCGCGACGAGGTCGGCACAGGCGCGGATGGCCGACACCAGCGTCGGCTGCGCAGGCTCGGGAGGCGTGAGCTCGCCCTCGTCGGCGGGGGCGTCGCGGAACAGGGCGTCGCTGAGGCTGCGGATGGCGAACACCGTCCGCTCGAGCGCCCGCAGACGGCGGTCGTTGATGCGCCGCTCCTCGCGGTGGCGGCGGGACCGCGGGTTTCCGCGCGCGCTCTCGTCGGCATCGAGGACGTCGTCCGACACGGCCGACGCCGTTCGGCGCAGCGAGCTCACGATGCCGTCGATCTCGTCCTGCGGGCCCTCGCCGCGTTCCAGCAGATCCGCGAGGTCCTGCAGCGAGCGAGCCGCGGTGTCTCGCAGGTCGGAGAGACGGCGACCCGCGTAGGTCAGGTGCAGGGGCGGCACGATGAGGAGGTTGATGGCGACTCCCACGATCACGCCGAACGCGAGCGTGACGAGGTACGACACCGAGAACTCGTCGGGGTCGCCTCCGCCGCCGATCAGCAGCACGAACATCCCCGCCATCGCGATCCAGTCGCGACCGGCTCCCATCCAGCGGAAGGCGCCGACGAGGACGCCGATGCCCACGACGAGCGCGAGTGCGAGGAGAGCCGGGCCGCCGGCGTACACCAGTGCGAGGCCGCCGGTGCCGAGCAGGATGCCGATCGCCACGCCCGCGAGCGTCTGCAGGCCCGTCCGCACCGAGCGCATGAGCGTGGGGTACATGCTCACGAGGGCGCCGAGCGGGGCGTAGTACGAGTACTCGTCCGCCGCGAACGGCACGAGCGGCGCGAAGTGGAGCGCGAGGCCGCAGGCGAGCGCGACCTTCACGGCCAGCAGGACCCGCCCGGGTCCCTCCAGTTCCTGTCCGCGCCTCATCAGCGCATCCCACCGAGAGCGAAGCGTCACCCCGATGACGGTACCCGGGCCATCCGCAGCGGAGCAGAGGGTTGACGTCGCCCCGCGGATCCGGTCCACCCGCCTCGCAGGCGCCGCCGCGTAGGATGGTCGCCCGTGGCTCTCACTATCGGAATCGTCGGCCTGCCCAACGTCGGCAAGTCCACCCTCTTCAACGCCCTGACCAAGAACACGGTTCTCGCTGCGAACTACCCGTTTGCGACGATCGAGCCGAACGTCGGCGTGGTGGAGCTGCCCGATGCGCGGCTGGACCGTCTCGCCGAGATCCACGGATCGCAGCGCATCCTGCCGGCGCCGGTGTCGTTCGTCGACATCGCCGGCATCGTCCGCGGCGCGAGCGAGGGCGAGGGCCTCGGCAACCAGTTCCTCGCGAACATCCGCGAGGCCGACGCGATCGCCCAGGTCGTGCGCGGATTCGCCGACGCCGACGTCGTGCACGTCGACGGCAAGGTCGACCCCGCGAGCGACATGGAGACGATCAACACCGAGCTGATCCTCGCCGACCTCCAGACTCTCGAGAAGGCGCTGCCGCGCCTCGAGAAGGAGGTCAAGGGCAAGAAGACCGACCCCGCCGTCTTCGCCGCCGCGCAGGAGGCGAAGGCCGTGCTCGACACCGGGAAGACGCTCTTCCAGGCCGGCTTCGACGTCGCCCCCATCAAGGAGCTCGGCCTGCTCACGGCGAAGCCGACCCTCTACGTCTTCAACGTCGACGAGGGCGTCCTGACGGACGCCGATCGGATGGCCGAGCTCGCGTCGCTCGTCGCCCCCGCGAAGGCGGTCTTCCTGGACGCCAAGGTGGAGTCCGAGCTCATCGACCTCGAGCCCGCCGAGGCGCTCGAGCTCCTCCAGTCGCTCGGCCAGGAGGAGTCCGGTCTCGACCAGCTCGCGCGCGTGGGCTTCCAGACCCTGGGCCTCCAGACCTACCTCACGGCGGGGCCGAAGGAGGCGCGTGCGTGGACCATCCGCAAGGGATGGACCGCCCCGCAGGCCGCCGGCGTCATCCACACCGACTTCGAGCGCGGCTTCATCAAGGCCGAGATCGTGTCGTTCGCCGACCTCGACGAGGCCGGCTCGATGAGCGAGGCGAAGTCCAAGGGCCGCGTGCGCATCGAGGGCAAGGACTACGTCATGCAGGACGGCGACGTGGTGGAGTTCCGCTTCAACGTCTGACTCGGGGCGAGGTCCGGTCGGGCTGCCCGCGCGGCTCGCCTACTCCTGGTAGCTCGGCGACCACTCCGGCAGCTGCTGCAGGGCCCAGCCGTTGCCGTCGGGGTCCGAGAAGTACACGAACGTTCCCCATGCCTGCTCGTCCAGCTCGCTCGGCTCGACGCCCGCTGCGAGGAGGGACTCGCGGGCTGCGGCGGCGTCCTTGACGACGCACTGCAGGCCCTTCACCGAGCCAGGGGGCATCTCGGTGAAGTTCGTGTCGAGCACGATGGAGCAGGCCGATCCCGGGGGCGTGAGCTGGATGAAGCGCACCTCCTCCGACACGGTGTGATCGTGGTCGGCGTTGAAGCCGATCTTCACGTAGAAGTCCTTCGCTCGGTCGAGGTCGCTCACCGGCACGGCGATGAGCTCGAGCTTCCAGTCCATGCCCAGATCCTTCCGTTGCGGACGATGCGTCGTCGCTCCGCCCCTCACGCTCACATATCGTCCTCGGCGCGGTGCCGGCCCGCAATGGCGGCTGTGCTTTGGTGCCCCCGGCGCGCGGCGTACGCTGTGGGTGCCGCCGACGTAAGGATGCACCGTGACCGATCACGACGAGAGCTCTTCGCACCGACACGTTCCCGCTCCGGGCGAGCCGGAGATCCCCGAACTCGAGGAGGACGAGACGATCGCGCCGCGTCCGGAGGAGGAGATCGCCGACGCTCTCCGCGCCACCCCCGACGTCGAGGACCACGGTCAGCACACCGGGTGAGGCCCGCGGCCGCGGTCAGCTCGAGATCGCCGGTGTCGGTGTTCTGGCATGCTCGGAGGATGGCTGAACTCGTCGTGCCCGACGTCCGCTTCCACACGTCTTTTCTCGAGTCTCACCGCGAATGGGCGGGTGCGGGGCAGGACGGCGCCGGGCTCCATGAGGACGATGACATCGTGACCCCGGGCGGGTTCGAGCGGTGGGTCGCGGAACTCGTCGCCTCGGAGCACACCCCTCGACGGCCCGGTCTCGTGCCGGACACGTATCGCTGGATCGTCGAGGGAGACGAGTACCTCGGCGCCGTGTCGTTCCGGCACGAGCTCACGGAATGGCTGCATGATTTCGGCGGGCACATCGGGTACGGCGTGCGGCCATCCGCGCGGGGCAGGGGACTGGCCTCGTGGGCCCTGGGGTGCACGCTCGACCTGGCGCGGGAGCGAGGCTACCCCCGTGTTCTGCTGGTGTGCCGGGACGACAACGCGGCGTCCGCGCGCGTGATCGAGAAGAACGGCGGGATTCTGGAGGACAAGCGCCGTGACGGCGACACGCTCCTGCGCCGGTACTGGGTGAATCTGCGCTGAGGGCCCTCCTGTCTCGCGGGCATGCTCAGGCGATCTCCCCGCGCAGCCGCACCACGCCGCCGACGACGTCGCCGACGTCGATGCGCTCGGCGCGCTGGACGGCGACCTTCACCGGCAGCAGGAATCGGCCCTCACGCGGCCACATCGCGGTGTCGAACTCGGTGTCGCCGATCGTCGCGGTCACCGGCACCTGACCCCAGTACACCAGCCCTCGCGCGGCCTCCTTGATGTCCTCGGAGACGTCGCTCGACAGCGGTGCGAAGACGAACGGCGCCGGGCCTCGCCATTCGATCAGCTCTGCTTCGAATTCCCACACCGTCGGCCCTGCCTCACCGCTCGAGGACGCGGAAGCGCAGGTGCGTCTCGCTGGCGAACGCCGAGGTCTCCAGCCGCTCGAGATCGACCCGGATGCCGAGGCCGGCGAACAGGGAGATCCCGTCGCCGAGCAGCACGGGCACCACGTCCAGGTGGATCTCGTCGACGAGACCGAGCCGCAGGCACTGGCGGGAGATGCTGCCGCCGAGCAGGCTCACCCATCCGTCTCCCGCCGCCTCCTTCGCGGTCGCCACCGCCGCGGCGATGTCGTCCACGACGAACGTGTAGGTGACGCCGTCCCTCTCGATCGGGTCGGTCGCCTGATGCGTCATGAGGAACACCGGCACCTCGAGCATGCCGCCGTACGGGATCTCGCCCTCCTCGATCGTCCGGCTCCTGTTCGCGCCGCCTACGATGGCGCCGATCCGCTCGCAGACGCGCGCGACGACATCCCCGTCTTCCGGGGCCGACGGGAAGTCGAACATCCAGTCCACGCCGCCGTCGGGATCGGCGAGGTACCCGTCGAGCGTCACGGTGGCGTGAATCATCACGGTGGCCATCGTCGTCCCTCCGTCGGTCGCGGTCGCCCGACCGCGATGACGCCCAGGGTACGCGCGCGTTCGCGGCCGCGCACCGCCCTCGCGACGCGCTCAGCGCAGCTCGAGCCGGACGCCCGGGTGCCCGGCGAAGACCTCGACGACGAGATCGAAGTACGTCGGGCCGCTGCCGGCCGCCAGCGCGGTCAGCTGGCGGCGGATGCGCTGGTCGTCGAACACGCCGGGGCGGTCGAGCTTGCCCTGCAGCCACTCTCGCGTCGCCGCGACTCCGAGCGCCTGCCGACTGCGCTCGTGATCGGCCCAGATGAACATCGCGGCCGGCTCCGGGGCGCTTTCGAAGCGATACAGCACGTCATCCAGAGCATCGAGGCTCGCGCCCATGCGCCAGTCCTCCCCGGTCATGAGCAGGTCGTTGAGCTGCTCGTAGAGGTCGTCGATCGACGCGATCGCGGCGCCGTCGACGCGGAAGATCTCCATGCCGGTCGCCTCAGAACCTCTCGAACAGCGCCTGCAGCAGCGGTCCGGCGGTCTCCGCGCCAGACGTGCCGTCCTCCACGAAGACGGCGGCGGCGAGGTCGCCGTGCGTTCCCACCATCCAGCTGTGCTTCGGGTACTCGCCATCGCCATCCGGCTCGCCGTACTCGGCCGTGCCCGTCTTCGCTCCCACCGGCTCGCCGGGGATGCCGGCGAGGAACGTCGCCGAGCCCTCCGTCACCACGGCGCGCATGAGCTCCCGCAGAGCCGAGGCTTCCTCGGGAGCGAGGGGCTGCGCGGGCTGCGCCGTCGCGTCCGCCTCGGGCTTCGCCGATGCATCCGTGTCGTCGTCGGCGATGAGCTGCGGGGCGACCGTGTGGCCGGCGCCGATGGAGGCGGCGACCGTGGCCATCCCGAGCGGCGTGGCGAGGATGCGACCCTGTCCGATGAGGTCGGCCGCGCGCTCGGTCTCGCCCTCGGGCTCGGGCACCTGACCGAGAGAGGCGGGGTAGCCGAGGTCGGCGTCGGGCGCGAGTCCGAGTGACGCGGCCGCGGCGGCGAGCTCGCCGTCTCCGATGCGGTCGCGCGCGCCGATCACGGCCGTGTTGCAGGAGTTTGCGATCGCCGTGCGGAAGGTGACGTCGCCGAGCGCCGACGCGGGGTAGTCGTCGTAGTTGCGGAAGGTGAAGCCGTCGACCTCGAGCGACTCGGGGCACGACAGCACGTCGTCGAGCGACGCGCCCGCGCGGATCAGCGCGAGCGAGGTCACCAGCTTGAAGGTCGACCCCGGCGGGTACTGCCCGGTCGAGGCGATGTCGAGACCGCCGGCGCCGTTCGCGAGCGCCAGCACCTCTCCGGTCGACGGGCGGATGGTCACGATCGCACTGGCGGGCGCATCCTCGCCGAGCCCTGCGACGATCTCCTCCGCGGCCGACTGGATGGCCGGATCGAGCGTCAGGGACAGCGGCCGGCCATCCGCGCCGTCGAACTCCGCCAGCGTGCGCCGCTCGTCGTCGTCGCCCACGGCCTCGATCGCGATGCTCGGCGTGCCGCGCAGCTGGGCGTCGAACGTCTGCTGCAACCCGGAGAGCCCGACGACGTCGCCGGCGCGCACCGAGCCATCCGACGCCTCGACGATCTCGGCCGTGGCGTCGCCGACCGCACCGAGCAGCTCGCGCGCGAAGTCGCGCGTCGGCGCGAGCGGCAGGGTGTCGGGTACCACGATCGCACCGGGGATCTCCAGGAAGTCGGGGGCGACGTGCTGGTCCTCCTCGCCCTCCCGCACGACGATCGCCTCGACGAAGGCCTGCGGGCCGGCGCTCTCGGCCGAGGCGCGGAAGGCCGCAGGGTCGATGCCGACGGCGCCGGCGATCCGCTCGGCGGACGCGCCGACCTCATCCGCCGTGATGCGCGTCCTGTCGAGTCCGTAGCGGCCGACCGGGCGCTCGGCGACGATCGGCTCGGAGCCTTCGCCGAGGATGCCGGCGCGCTCGCCGAACTCGCGGCTCACCTCGATCCGCTCGCCCGCGGCGAGATCCGGAGCGAGGGCCGCCGGGTCCCACTGCACGACCCACTCGTCCTCACCCTCCGCGAGCGCCGTGGTCGTGTCGTACGCCCACTCGTGACCCTCGACGTCCCACGTCCAGTGCAGGGCGACCGTTCCCTCATCGCCCTCGCGCTCGACCTCGTCGGCAGACACCTCGACGTCGTAGTCGGCCAGCGGCGCGACCTGCTCCTCGAACGCGGCTGCCGCCGCGGGGTCGGCGAGGGAGACGCCGCCGAGCGTGTGCTCGCTCAGCGCCGCGGTCAGATCAGCTGCGGCAGCCTCGGCCTGATCGTCCGCTTGAGAGCACGCGGCGAGGGGGAGGAGAAGGGCGAGGATGGCCGCGCTGGCGCCGCGCCGGAGCGGGAAGGGCATGAGCAGGTCCTTTCGGAGGCGACGGTCCTCCGTCATCCTGTCATGTCGGTACGACGCCCGCGCGGGCGGGGTCGGCGTCACACGGGGCGCCCCGCCCGCGACATGGCGTCGGCGAAGCCGTCGAGAAGCAGCTCCAGACCGTACTCGAACTCGGCCGTATCGTCCTGCCCATTGAGAGTGGGGCCGATCTCCGTGACGAGAGGGAGGAGCCTGGCGGCACTCAGCTCGTCGATGCTCTCGCGCGCGGGAGGAGTGATGCGCCGCGCCTCCGCCCCGAAGTAGCCGCCCAGCTCGACGTCGATGGTGCCGAGCGAGTATGCGGCGAGGGCCCGGTAGCAGCGGGCGGTGCTCAGCGCGTCGAAGCCGGCTCGACGGAAGCAACGGAACCCTGCTTCCACGAAGGCGAGAGCGTCCGGGGTGTGGGGCGGGAACCGGCGGATGAGAGTCGCGGCTCGCGGATGACGCAGCGCGACGTCGCGCACCGATCGCATGATGAAGCGCATCGCGTCGCGCCAGTGGAGCTCATCGGTCGGAGTCGCGACCTCGGCCAGGAGCAGCTGCGTGACGCCGTCGAGGAGCGCCTGTTTGTCGGGGAAGTAGGTGTAGATCGACATCGCCGACGAGCCGAGGGTCTGCGCGAGCTTCCGCATGCTCAGCGCGTCCTCGCCCTCGGCATCGATCACGGCCAGCGCGGCTTCCGCGATGGTCCGTTGCGAGAGCTTCTCCGCCATATCGACCTCCCCCTTGACAGCGTACACCGTACGGATCACTATGTACGTCGTACCGTACGCCGTACGGCTGCAGATTGACACCGTAAGGGAGCATGTCATGATCAGGATCCGCCAGGCGGGCACGGCCGATGCCCGCGAGATCGACGCGATGGTGCGCGAGCTCGCTGCGCACGAGAATTCGCTCGAGCACGTGCAGGTCGACGCGACCGGATGGCAGAGGCAGCTCGCTCGTCCCGATGTCGTCGTCCTCCTCGCCGAAGACGACGACGAAGCGGTCGGATTCGCCTCGACCACGCGTCGACTGCATCTCTGGAGCGGGGGCGACCTCCTGGCCCTCGACGACCTCTACGTGCGCCCCGAGCGCCGCGACCGCGGCGTGGGAGCGCAGCTGATGACCGCGGTCGCGCGTCTCGCCGCGGCGGACGACCTCCTCGTCGTGTGGGGCGTGCGGCTCGACAACAGCGCCGGCCAGCGCTTCTATGCCCGGCTCGGCGCCACTCTCAGCACCAAGATGACGGCCGCGTGGGCCCCCGAGGGGTACCGACGGCACCTCGCGGCGACGAGCCGCTGACGATTGGAAAGGTCGACGACGATGTTCACCTCGCCCGTCATCGAGGCCCTCGGCCTCGAGAAGACCTACGGCACCGGAGCGAGCGCGGTGCGTGCGCTCGACGGCGCCTCCCTGTCCATTCCCGGCGGGCGCCTGACGGCGATCATGGGGCCCTCCGGATCGGGAAAGTCCACGATGATGCACGCGATGGCCGGGCTCGACGCCGTGGACTCCGGCAGCATCCGGATCGGCGATCTCGAGATCGTCGGCATGAGCGAGCGGCAGCGCACGGCACTGCGGCGAACGCGCATCGGCTTCGTCTTCCAGCAGTTCAACCTCGTGCCCGCACTCACCGCCCAGGAGAACATCGAGCTGCCGTTGCGGCTCGCCCGACGCCGCGTCGAGCCGGAGTGGCTGCGCGAGCTCACGACCATCCTCGGCATCGACGATCGGCTCGCGCATCGGCCCGCCGAGCTCTCCGGCGGACAGCAGCAGCGCGTGGCAGTGGCCCGCGCCCTGGCCGCGCGGCCGGAGGTCGTGTTCGCGGACGAGCCCACCGGGGCTCTCGACTCGCGAGCGAGCCATGCTCTGCTCGCCTTCCTTCGCCGTGCGGCTCACGAATTCGGCCAGACCATCGTGATGGTGACCCACGACCCCTCGGCGGCGGGCTACGCGGACCGCGTCGAGTTCCTGTCGGATGGCCGTGTGCGCGCGGCGCTGGACGACCCGACTCCCGAGACGGTGCTGGCCCGCATGGCAGAGGTCGAGCGCGGTGCCGAGGCGGTGACGGCATGATCCGGTTCGCCTTCGCGCAGGTGATCGCGCACCGTGTCCGGCTCGCGCTGACGGTGATCGCGGTGCTGCTCGGCGTCGCATTCGTCACGGGCGCGCTCGTGCTGAGCGGCACCGCGCAGAAGCTCTTCGACGAGCAGTTCGCGACCGCGGCAGCCGGCGTGGACGTGACTGTCCGCACCGCCACCGCATTCGACTCGGGGATGGGCGTGGAGGTCGAGCGGGACCCGCTGCCGGCCGACGTCCTGCCGCGAGTCGCCGATGCGGAGGGGGTGACCGCGGCCGTCCCCGTGGCGAAGGGAGCCGCTCGTCTCGCACGGGACGGCGCAGACCTCGGCAGCGTGCAGCTGAGCACGTGGGTGGACGAGCCGACCGGCGCGTACCCGCTTCTCGAGGGGCGGGCGCCCGCTGCGGCGGACGAGATCGTCGTCGACCGCGCGGCTGCCGGCACTCTCGGGCTTCGCATCGGCGACGAGGTCGAGGTGCTCGGCGATGGTCGGACGGCCGCACGGATCGTCGGACTCGTCGGGTTCGGAGACGGCGACGGTCCCCCCGTCGGCGTCGTGGTCCTGTCCACGCTCGCCGGCGCTCAGCACGCCCTCGGGATGGGCGACAGGATCTCCGAGGTGCTCGTCACCTCCGACCTCCCGGTGGCACGACTGCAGCCGCTCCTCACCGACGCCCTCGGCGACGCGGTGCAGGTCGCGACCGCTCAGGACCTGGCGGCTGCCGGGCGCGAGCAGGCGGCATCGAGTCTGCAGATGCTGCAGGTGGTGCTCGTGGCCCTGAGTATCGCGTCTCTGGTCATCGGCTCCTTCCTCATCGCCAACACGTTCACGATCGTCATCGCGCACCGCACCCGCGAGCTCGCGCTGGTGAGGGCGGTCGGAGCCACCGCGGCGCAGGTGCGCACGTCGGTGCTGGTCGAGGCCCTCGTCGTGGGCGTCGTCGCCTCTGCCGCCGGCGCGGCGGCGGGCGTGCTGGGCGCACACGGGCTGCGCGGCCTCGCGCGCACCTTCGGCGTGCTCATCCCCGACGGCGACCTCGTCGTCGAGCCGGGAACCGTGCTGCTCGCTCTGGGCTTCGGCATCGCGGTGACCGTGGGGGCCGCTCTGGCTCCGGCCGCCCGAGCAGCGGCCGTGTCGCCGCTCGCGGCGCTCCGGGCGAGCGCCGCGGAGGCGCCGCATCTCGGGCGGGCGCGGGTCGGCGCCGGTGCCGTGCTCGTCGCCCTCGGCACCACCGCCGCCGCGGCGCCCGCGTTCGGCGGTCCGCTGGTCCTCCTGGGCGGAGGACTGGTCGCCGCGCTCGCCGGAATCGTCCTGGTGGCGCCGCTGGTCCTGCGTCCCCTCGTGTCCGCCATCGGAGGGGTCGCGTCCCGCCACCTCACCGGCCAGCTCGCGCGCGAGGCGGCGCTGCGCTCGCCGCGGCGGACGGCCACGACCGCCATGGCCCTCGCTCTCGGGCTCGCGATGCTCACCTTCGTGTCGGTCGTCGGCGCCTCCGTCAAGACCGCGACCGGGGCCCAGT encodes:
- a CDS encoding FUSC family protein, giving the protein MRRGQELEGPGRVLLAVKVALACGLALHFAPLVPFAADEYSYYAPLGALVSMYPTLMRSVRTGLQTLAGVAIGILLGTGGLALVYAGGPALLALALVVGIGVLVGAFRWMGAGRDWIAMAGMFVLLIGGGGDPDEFSVSYLVTLAFGVIVGVAINLLIVPPLHLTYAGRRLSDLRDTAARSLQDLADLLERGEGPQDEIDGIVSSLRRTASAVSDDVLDADESARGNPRSRRHREERRINDRRLRALERTVFAIRSLSDALFRDAPADEGELTPPEPAQPTLVSAIRACADLVAAPVGDEQTEDLANAAQEALDQYLAEVRESGAADADAVTVGFCLRRIIDSARSVDA
- the ychF gene encoding redox-regulated ATPase YchF — its product is MALTIGIVGLPNVGKSTLFNALTKNTVLAANYPFATIEPNVGVVELPDARLDRLAEIHGSQRILPAPVSFVDIAGIVRGASEGEGLGNQFLANIREADAIAQVVRGFADADVVHVDGKVDPASDMETINTELILADLQTLEKALPRLEKEVKGKKTDPAVFAAAQEAKAVLDTGKTLFQAGFDVAPIKELGLLTAKPTLYVFNVDEGVLTDADRMAELASLVAPAKAVFLDAKVESELIDLEPAEALELLQSLGQEESGLDQLARVGFQTLGLQTYLTAGPKEARAWTIRKGWTAPQAAGVIHTDFERGFIKAEIVSFADLDEAGSMSEAKSKGRVRIEGKDYVMQDGDVVEFRFNV
- a CDS encoding VOC family protein, whose product is MDWKLELIAVPVSDLDRAKDFYVKIGFNADHDHTVSEEVRFIQLTPPGSACSIVLDTNFTEMPPGSVKGLQCVVKDAAAARESLLAAGVEPSELDEQAWGTFVYFSDPDGNGWALQQLPEWSPSYQE
- a CDS encoding GNAT family N-acetyltransferase, which produces MAELVVPDVRFHTSFLESHREWAGAGQDGAGLHEDDDIVTPGGFERWVAELVASEHTPRRPGLVPDTYRWIVEGDEYLGAVSFRHELTEWLHDFGGHIGYGVRPSARGRGLASWALGCTLDLARERGYPRVLLVCRDDNAASARVIEKNGGILEDKRRDGDTLLRRYWVNLR
- a CDS encoding DUF1905 domain-containing protein, producing MWEFEAELIEWRGPAPFVFAPLSSDVSEDIKEAARGLVYWGQVPVTATIGDTEFDTAMWPREGRFLLPVKVAVQRAERIDVGDVVGGVVRLRGEIA
- a CDS encoding dihydrofolate reductase family protein, with the protein product MIHATVTLDGYLADPDGGVDWMFDFPSAPEDGDVVARVCERIGAIVGGANRSRTIEEGEIPYGGMLEVPVFLMTHQATDPIERDGVTYTFVVDDIAAAVATAKEAAGDGWVSLLGGSISRQCLRLGLVDEIHLDVVPVLLGDGISLFAGLGIRVDLERLETSAFASETHLRFRVLER
- a CDS encoding barstar family protein, with protein sequence MEIFRVDGAAIASIDDLYEQLNDLLMTGEDWRMGASLDALDDVLYRFESAPEPAAMFIWADHERSRQALGVAATREWLQGKLDRPGVFDDQRIRRQLTALAAGSGPTYFDLVVEVFAGHPGVRLELR
- a CDS encoding penicillin-binding transpeptidase domain-containing protein, with the translated sequence MPFPLRRGASAAILALLLPLAACSQADDQAEAAAADLTAALSEHTLGGVSLADPAAAAAFEEQVAPLADYDVEVSADEVEREGDEGTVALHWTWDVEGHEWAYDTTTALAEGEDEWVVQWDPAALAPDLAAGERIEVSREFGERAGILGEGSEPIVAERPVGRYGLDRTRITADEVGASAERIAGAVGIDPAAFRASAESAGPQAFVEAIVVREGEEDQHVAPDFLEIPGAIVVPDTLPLAPTRDFARELLGAVGDATAEIVEASDGSVRAGDVVGLSGLQQTFDAQLRGTPSIAIEAVGDDDERRTLAEFDGADGRPLSLTLDPAIQSAAEEIVAGLGEDAPASAIVTIRPSTGEVLALANGAGGLDIASTGQYPPGSTFKLVTSLALIRAGASLDDVLSCPESLEVDGFTFRNYDDYPASALGDVTFRTAIANSCNTAVIGARDRIGDGELAAAAASLGLAPDADLGYPASLGQVPEPEGETERAADLIGQGRILATPLGMATVAASIGAGHTVAPQLIADDDTDASAKPEADATAQPAQPLAPEEASALRELMRAVVTEGSATFLAGIPGEPVGAKTGTAEYGEPDGDGEYPKHSWMVGTHGDLAAAVFVEDGTSGAETAGPLLQALFERF
- a CDS encoding TetR/AcrR family transcriptional regulator, with the translated sequence MAEKLSQRTIAEAALAVIDAEGEDALSMRKLAQTLGSSAMSIYTYFPDKQALLDGVTQLLLAEVATPTDELHWRDAMRFIMRSVRDVALRHPRAATLIRRFPPHTPDALAFVEAGFRCFRRAGFDALSTARCYRALAAYSLGTIDVELGGYFGAEARRITPPARESIDELSAARLLPLVTEIGPTLNGQDDTAEFEYGLELLLDGFADAMSRAGRPV
- a CDS encoding GNAT family N-acetyltransferase, yielding MIRIRQAGTADAREIDAMVRELAAHENSLEHVQVDATGWQRQLARPDVVVLLAEDDDEAVGFASTTRRLHLWSGGDLLALDDLYVRPERRDRGVGAQLMTAVARLAAADDLLVVWGVRLDNSAGQRFYARLGATLSTKMTAAWAPEGYRRHLAATSR
- a CDS encoding ABC transporter ATP-binding protein, which encodes MFTSPVIEALGLEKTYGTGASAVRALDGASLSIPGGRLTAIMGPSGSGKSTMMHAMAGLDAVDSGSIRIGDLEIVGMSERQRTALRRTRIGFVFQQFNLVPALTAQENIELPLRLARRRVEPEWLRELTTILGIDDRLAHRPAELSGGQQQRVAVARALAARPEVVFADEPTGALDSRASHALLAFLRRAAHEFGQTIVMVTHDPSAAGYADRVEFLSDGRVRAALDDPTPETVLARMAEVERGAEAVTA
- a CDS encoding FtsX-like permease family protein encodes the protein MIRFAFAQVIAHRVRLALTVIAVLLGVAFVTGALVLSGTAQKLFDEQFATAAAGVDVTVRTATAFDSGMGVEVERDPLPADVLPRVADAEGVTAAVPVAKGAARLARDGADLGSVQLSTWVDEPTGAYPLLEGRAPAAADEIVVDRAAAGTLGLRIGDEVEVLGDGRTAARIVGLVGFGDGDGPPVGVVVLSTLAGAQHALGMGDRISEVLVTSDLPVARLQPLLTDALGDAVQVATAQDLAAAGREQAASSLQMLQVVLVALSIASLVIGSFLIANTFTIVIAHRTRELALVRAVGATAAQVRTSVLVEALVVGVVASAAGAAAGVLGAHGLRGLARTFGVLIPDGDLVVEPGTVLLALGFGIAVTVGAALAPAARAAAVSPLAALRASAAEAPHLGRARVGAGAVLVALGTTAAAAPAFGGPLVLLGGGLVAALAGIVLVAPLVLRPLVSAIGGVASRHLTGQLAREAALRSPRRTATTAMALALGLAMLTFVSVVGASVKTATGAQYREVVSADAVVESAGQEMLGGVHAAVFDEIAEVAEVGSVSRLKYGHWRDGETTSALTAFDPASIGEVAAIRMTMGDLSALEAGGVAIAERVARDRSLSIGDELPMTFARTGERALTVVGVVEDGSAQALQTDYFVSLRTYAGLYTEDMDASVFVRAADGVAPARLAAALESALADHPSVQVRDQAAVVAGRTQAVDQIFGLVSVLLAFALLIAALGVANTLALSIAERTREIGLLRAIGMGQRAVARMVRIETGIVCVVAGLLGSALGLAASAAGVAALSAVAPLHMVIPWPQIIVVAAVVVAAGLLAGVLPARRAARVPVLEATAHV